The following are from one region of the Nicotiana tabacum cultivar K326 chromosome 3, ASM71507v2, whole genome shotgun sequence genome:
- the LOC107828088 gene encoding senescence-associated carboxylesterase 101-like isoform X1, whose amino-acid sequence MSQDSLFSSGQELANLVVSSDLLHDSWATIYELLSHAYLNNPTNLAPIAFKVYYPYNTNGAIIAFVSSPTCTTVHHLQKEMVSSEDLKGSQLDFDFISTKLNPHFSVHKGAIALFASLLNQLSALKLQLDSFSPLIITGHSLGGSVASLFTLWLLDNISLKDNNKRPTCITFGSPFLGDRGLQQAISERPSWNSSFLHVASNQDPIPRFFISPTNGFSGSIPQSCVYKPFGTFLLCSDSDCSCFEEPESVLELMMAMNSISQQQDNGFLVFNYGPILECLKHRVICKGTSQLSDFGVSQLQAGIILQLEAIGIGGQQQTSNMSFLRSMEERVKASFVKKTNAFDPGKKLSKIKEDMAYLEWYKKATLNEGGYYICFKERGSGSRDVVKSREEIVKRHRILTKYWKRMVAEVEKLPQKEEAAFRTRWLYGGTNYRRMVEPLEIAEYYMKGNRDYVNFGRSEHYKLLEKWMNKDKIGGIANDRRKAVSLTEDSCFWAYVEEAIITSKGLREGSSEEKEKSRRNLVNFGEYVMSLIRSYSVSTEIFQPQSTFMKKWWQEYRQDILSSLYSCPLTFYMENEEYRSYA is encoded by the exons ATGAGTCAGGATTCCTT GTTTAGTAGTGGACAAGAATTGGCAAATTTGGTGGTGAGCTCAGATCTACTGCATGATTCTTGGGCTACAATTTATGAACTTCTTAGTCATGCTTATTTGAATAATCCAACAAACCTAGCTCCAATTGCGTTCAAAGTTTATTACCCATATAATACAAATGGTGCTATTATTGCTTTTGTATCCTCCCCTACTTGTACTACTGTTCATCATCTTCAGAAAGAAATGGTCTCTTCAGAAGATCTTAAAGGTTCCCAACTTGATTTTGATTTCATTTCTACTAAGCTCAACCCTCATTTCTCAGTTCACAAAGGGGCAATAGCCCTTTTTGCCTCATTACTCAATCAGCTCTCTGCCCTCAAACTGCAG TTGGACAGTTTCAGTCCGCTAATAATCACTGGACATTCCTTGGGAGGTTCCGTGGCATCTCTCTTCACTCTCTGGCTACTTGACAACATTTCTCTAAAGGACAATAATAAGCGTCCCACTTGCATCACTTTCGGTTCGCCCTTTCTTGGTGACAGAGGCCTCCAACAAGCCATATCAGAACGTCCATCATGGAATTCAAGCTTTTTGCATGTAGCCTCAAATCAAGATCCAATCCCCAGATTTTTTATCTCACCTACTAATGGCTTTTCTGGTTCTATTCCTCAGTCTTGTGTTTACAAGCCATTTGGTACATTTCTGCTGTGTTCAGATTCAGACTGCTCTTGTTTTGAGGAACCTGAATCAGTTTTGGAACTTATGATGGCAATGAACTCAATTAGCCAACAACAGGACAACGGTTTCTTGGTTTTCAATTATGGGCCGATTCTGGAATGCCTCAAGCATAGAGTAATCTGTAAGGGAACTTCTCAGCTGAGTGACTTTGGAGTGAGTCAACTTCAAGCAGGCATCATTCTACAGCTAGAAGCAATTGGAATTGGTGGGCAG CAGCAAACAAGTAACATGAGCTTTCTTAGGAGCATGGAGGAAAGGGTGAAAGCATCTTTCGTGAAGAAGACAAATGCATTTGATCCCGGTAAGAAGctaagcaaaataaaagaagatATGGCTTATCTAGAGTGGTACAAGAAGGCCACCTTGAATGAAGGAGGCTACTATATTTGTTTCAAAGAGAGAGGGTCGGGAAGTAGGGATGTGGTCAAAAGCAGAGAAGAAATTGTCAAGCGCCACAGAATCCTTACCAAGTACTGGAAAAGAATGGTTGCAGAAGTGGAGAAACTGCCACAAAAAGAGGAGGCAGCTTTTCGTACTCGCTGGCTATATGGAGGGACGAACTATAGAAGGATGGTTGAACCACTTGAGATAGCTGAATACTACATGAAAGGGAATAGAGATTATGTAAATTTTGGAAGATCGGAGCACTATAAACTGTTGGAGAAATGGATGAACAAAGACAAAATAGGTGGAATTGCTAATGACAGAAGGAAAGCAGTTAGTCTCACTGAGGATTCTTGCTTTTGGGCATACGTGGAGGAAGCTATTATAACTTCCAAAGGATTGAGAGAAGGCAGTTCAGAAGAGAAGGAAAAATCAAGGAGGAATTTGGTTAATTTTGGGGAATATGTAATGAGTTTAATTAGGAGCTACTCAGTATCCACTGAGATTTTCCAGCCTCAGAGTACCTTCATGAAGAAATGGTGGCAAGAATATCGGCAAGATATTCTAAGCTCCTTGTATAGTTGTCCTTTGACATTTTACATGGAAAATGAAGAATACAGAAGTTATGCTTGA
- the LOC107828088 gene encoding senescence-associated carboxylesterase 101-like isoform X2 yields MSQDSLFSSGQELANLVVSSDLLHDSWATIYELLSHAYLNNPTNLAPIAFKVYYPYNTNGAIIAFVSSPTCTTVHHLQKEMVSSEDLKGSQLDFDFISTKLNPHFSVHKGAIALFASLLNQLSALKLQLDSFSPLIITGHSLGGSVASLFTLWLLDNISLKDNNKRPTCITFGSPFLGDRGLQQAISERPSWNSSFLHVASNQDPIPRFFISPTNGFSGSIPQSCVYKPFGTFLLCSDSDCSCFEEPESVLELMMAMNSISQQQDNGFLVFNYGPILECLKHRVICKGTSQLSDFGVSQLQAGIILQLEAIGIGGQQTSNMSFLRSMEERVKASFVKKTNAFDPGKKLSKIKEDMAYLEWYKKATLNEGGYYICFKERGSGSRDVVKSREEIVKRHRILTKYWKRMVAEVEKLPQKEEAAFRTRWLYGGTNYRRMVEPLEIAEYYMKGNRDYVNFGRSEHYKLLEKWMNKDKIGGIANDRRKAVSLTEDSCFWAYVEEAIITSKGLREGSSEEKEKSRRNLVNFGEYVMSLIRSYSVSTEIFQPQSTFMKKWWQEYRQDILSSLYSCPLTFYMENEEYRSYA; encoded by the exons ATGAGTCAGGATTCCTT GTTTAGTAGTGGACAAGAATTGGCAAATTTGGTGGTGAGCTCAGATCTACTGCATGATTCTTGGGCTACAATTTATGAACTTCTTAGTCATGCTTATTTGAATAATCCAACAAACCTAGCTCCAATTGCGTTCAAAGTTTATTACCCATATAATACAAATGGTGCTATTATTGCTTTTGTATCCTCCCCTACTTGTACTACTGTTCATCATCTTCAGAAAGAAATGGTCTCTTCAGAAGATCTTAAAGGTTCCCAACTTGATTTTGATTTCATTTCTACTAAGCTCAACCCTCATTTCTCAGTTCACAAAGGGGCAATAGCCCTTTTTGCCTCATTACTCAATCAGCTCTCTGCCCTCAAACTGCAG TTGGACAGTTTCAGTCCGCTAATAATCACTGGACATTCCTTGGGAGGTTCCGTGGCATCTCTCTTCACTCTCTGGCTACTTGACAACATTTCTCTAAAGGACAATAATAAGCGTCCCACTTGCATCACTTTCGGTTCGCCCTTTCTTGGTGACAGAGGCCTCCAACAAGCCATATCAGAACGTCCATCATGGAATTCAAGCTTTTTGCATGTAGCCTCAAATCAAGATCCAATCCCCAGATTTTTTATCTCACCTACTAATGGCTTTTCTGGTTCTATTCCTCAGTCTTGTGTTTACAAGCCATTTGGTACATTTCTGCTGTGTTCAGATTCAGACTGCTCTTGTTTTGAGGAACCTGAATCAGTTTTGGAACTTATGATGGCAATGAACTCAATTAGCCAACAACAGGACAACGGTTTCTTGGTTTTCAATTATGGGCCGATTCTGGAATGCCTCAAGCATAGAGTAATCTGTAAGGGAACTTCTCAGCTGAGTGACTTTGGAGTGAGTCAACTTCAAGCAGGCATCATTCTACAGCTAGAAGCAATTGGAATTGGTGGGCAG CAAACAAGTAACATGAGCTTTCTTAGGAGCATGGAGGAAAGGGTGAAAGCATCTTTCGTGAAGAAGACAAATGCATTTGATCCCGGTAAGAAGctaagcaaaataaaagaagatATGGCTTATCTAGAGTGGTACAAGAAGGCCACCTTGAATGAAGGAGGCTACTATATTTGTTTCAAAGAGAGAGGGTCGGGAAGTAGGGATGTGGTCAAAAGCAGAGAAGAAATTGTCAAGCGCCACAGAATCCTTACCAAGTACTGGAAAAGAATGGTTGCAGAAGTGGAGAAACTGCCACAAAAAGAGGAGGCAGCTTTTCGTACTCGCTGGCTATATGGAGGGACGAACTATAGAAGGATGGTTGAACCACTTGAGATAGCTGAATACTACATGAAAGGGAATAGAGATTATGTAAATTTTGGAAGATCGGAGCACTATAAACTGTTGGAGAAATGGATGAACAAAGACAAAATAGGTGGAATTGCTAATGACAGAAGGAAAGCAGTTAGTCTCACTGAGGATTCTTGCTTTTGGGCATACGTGGAGGAAGCTATTATAACTTCCAAAGGATTGAGAGAAGGCAGTTCAGAAGAGAAGGAAAAATCAAGGAGGAATTTGGTTAATTTTGGGGAATATGTAATGAGTTTAATTAGGAGCTACTCAGTATCCACTGAGATTTTCCAGCCTCAGAGTACCTTCATGAAGAAATGGTGGCAAGAATATCGGCAAGATATTCTAAGCTCCTTGTATAGTTGTCCTTTGACATTTTACATGGAAAATGAAGAATACAGAAGTTATGCTTGA